A window of uncultured Draconibacterium sp. contains these coding sequences:
- a CDS encoding polysaccharide deacetylase family protein codes for MILIYSDEITPRIEYIFKLVFNQILQVDIAFTTNSSEFRKSELPKINYSVEKFGEEFYIKPHRLTNCKALLKPTINSVWYEGKKYFCESSNDSILPFDPFAASFYVVTRLEEYLESDRDKLNRYPAQKSILESYKLLQKPIVNIWAKLVADKLSEVYSTIEFPQNKFKFISTIDIDNAYAYQNKGFWRTSAAWARSLLKGEMAEHKKRKRVFSGKERDPYDTYDYLDTIFKGNEDKVKFFFLLGDYGRYDKNISHTNDAYRKLIKRTKAKYDIGLHTSFATSKKGGKKKVKIEKQRLEEISGAEITRNRQHYLMLKFPRTYNRLIKAGIQEDYTMGYSALTGFRGGICTPYYYYDLKHETTTNLLIVPFQVMDGTLLHYMQLTPEKAIEEIKQVMQEVKNVGGTFVSVWHNETVNDLGQWKGFRKVFEEMNSLGFEWANSTSN; via the coding sequence ATGATACTTATTTATTCCGACGAAATTACCCCCCGAATCGAGTACATTTTTAAATTAGTTTTTAATCAGATATTACAGGTTGATATCGCATTTACTACGAATTCTTCCGAGTTCAGAAAATCGGAATTACCTAAAATCAATTATTCTGTTGAGAAATTTGGTGAGGAATTTTACATCAAACCGCACCGTTTAACCAACTGCAAAGCCTTACTTAAACCCACAATTAATTCAGTTTGGTACGAAGGTAAAAAATACTTCTGCGAAAGTTCCAACGATTCCATACTCCCCTTCGATCCGTTTGCTGCATCGTTTTATGTAGTTACCCGACTCGAAGAATACCTTGAAAGTGATCGCGATAAATTAAATCGTTATCCTGCCCAAAAGAGTATTTTGGAGAGCTACAAACTCTTGCAAAAACCAATCGTAAATATCTGGGCTAAGCTGGTTGCCGACAAACTATCTGAGGTTTACTCTACTATTGAATTTCCGCAAAATAAATTTAAGTTTATTTCCACCATCGACATCGACAATGCCTATGCATACCAAAACAAAGGATTTTGGCGAACAAGTGCCGCATGGGCACGGTCCTTACTAAAAGGTGAAATGGCGGAACATAAAAAACGCAAACGGGTATTCTCGGGCAAAGAACGCGATCCGTATGATACTTACGATTATCTCGACACCATTTTTAAAGGAAATGAGGACAAAGTTAAATTCTTCTTTTTACTGGGCGATTACGGACGATACGACAAAAATATATCACATACCAACGACGCTTACCGCAAACTGATTAAAAGGACAAAAGCCAAATACGATATCGGCCTTCACACATCGTTTGCAACAAGCAAAAAAGGTGGTAAGAAAAAAGTAAAGATTGAAAAACAACGTTTGGAAGAAATTTCGGGAGCAGAAATTACCAGGAACCGGCAACACTATTTAATGTTGAAATTTCCAAGAACATACAACCGGCTTATTAAAGCGGGCATTCAGGAAGATTATACAATGGGTTATTCGGCACTTACCGGGTTTCGCGGAGGCATTTGCACCCCTTATTATTATTACGATTTAAAACACGAAACAACAACAAACCTACTGATTGTTCCGTTTCAGGTTATGGACGGCACCTTGCTTCACTACATGCAATTAACACCTGAGAAAGCGATTGAAGAAATTAAACAGGTAATGCAGGAAGTTAAAAATGTTGGTGGTACTTTTGTAAGCGTTTGGCACAACGAAACGGTAAACGATCTGGGGCAATGGAAAGGATTCCGCAAAGTTTTTGAAGAGATGAATTCACTGGGTTTTGAATGGGCCAACAGTACAAGCAATTAA
- a CDS encoding polysaccharide deacetylase family protein has product MAKILRVFSKQIARFWSNEKLFGAKTPVFHPFYHMVSNKPLPHILNYPYFNEKQFEQQLDYFLKYFEPVSLADLYKNTHAGKKTFHLSFDDGLRECAEIVSPLLLKKGIPASFFVNSGFVDNKELFHRYKASLIVSEMAKHPDTQAEAFLRENKLTCTTILQADFSQNDILDRAAELLELDFQVFLQEQKPYLTTQQVKSLHQKGFTIGGHSHKHPELWKLSEKKQLKQISKSMDWVTKTVHPDIKAFAFPYTDDGISSKLLKKLKEERICDITFGTAGIKYDEVESHFQRYPAEQDGHFKENLKAEFVYFKLRKILGKETVKH; this is encoded by the coding sequence ATGGCAAAAATCCTCAGAGTTTTTAGCAAACAAATCGCCCGCTTTTGGTCCAATGAAAAATTGTTTGGTGCAAAAACACCTGTTTTTCATCCGTTTTATCATATGGTTAGCAACAAGCCACTTCCTCATATTTTGAACTATCCATATTTTAACGAGAAACAATTTGAGCAGCAACTCGACTATTTTTTAAAGTATTTCGAACCCGTTTCACTTGCCGATTTATATAAAAATACCCACGCAGGAAAAAAAACATTTCATTTAAGTTTTGACGATGGATTGCGCGAATGTGCAGAGATTGTTTCTCCGTTACTGTTAAAAAAAGGAATACCGGCCAGCTTTTTTGTAAACAGTGGTTTTGTCGACAATAAGGAGCTGTTTCATCGCTACAAAGCAAGTCTGATTGTTAGCGAAATGGCAAAACACCCCGACACGCAAGCCGAAGCATTTTTGCGCGAAAACAAACTCACATGTACAACTATCCTTCAGGCAGATTTTTCACAAAACGATATTCTTGACCGGGCTGCAGAACTTTTGGAACTGGATTTTCAGGTTTTTCTGCAAGAGCAGAAACCATACCTTACTACCCAACAAGTAAAAAGCCTGCACCAGAAAGGTTTTACAATTGGCGGACACAGCCACAAACATCCTGAGTTGTGGAAGTTGTCGGAGAAAAAACAACTAAAACAAATTAGTAAAAGTATGGACTGGGTAACAAAAACAGTTCATCCCGATATAAAAGCATTTGCTTTTCCGTACACCGACGATGGAATTTCATCGAAGCTGTTAAAGAAATTAAAGGAGGAACGTATTTGTGACATCACCTTTGGAACAGCAGGGATTAAATACGATGAAGTTGAATCGCATTTTCAGCGTTATCCGGCCGAACAGGACGGACATTTCAAAGAAAACTTAAAAGCCGAATTTGTATATTTCAAACTGCGAAAAATACTTGGGAAAGAAACAGTAAAACACTAG
- a CDS encoding sulfotransferase, translating to MNSLPNFLIVGASKSGTSSLYHYLKQHPDIYLSDKQKEGRYFSQMPGNFKGPGDENITATITKDLESYKALFQTCSEEKAVGDISPEYLYFHEKSIPLIQKDLGRDVKIVLILRSPIDRAYSGYMHFTRDKRETLSFEEGMSMEEERSSKDWIWAWQYRNSGLYHKQVKAYLDNFENVKVIIFDDFENDAKAVLKELCIFLDVDASFGFNTEYKYNVSGNPKSKMLYSIESSRGLINFAKKIIPDKIVKAVRNKITGEKQMVKTEMNEATRKELIEFYRADILELQNLIQQDLSHWLK from the coding sequence ATGAATAGCTTACCAAACTTTCTAATTGTTGGAGCTTCAAAAAGCGGGACTTCCTCCCTGTATCATTATTTGAAGCAACACCCGGATATTTACTTGTCGGACAAGCAAAAAGAAGGAAGGTATTTTTCGCAAATGCCCGGAAATTTTAAAGGTCCGGGTGATGAAAATATTACGGCAACAATTACCAAAGACCTGGAAAGTTATAAAGCTTTGTTTCAAACTTGTAGCGAAGAAAAAGCAGTTGGGGATATTTCTCCTGAATACCTGTATTTTCACGAGAAAAGTATTCCTTTAATTCAAAAAGACCTGGGGAGGGATGTGAAGATTGTTCTTATTTTACGTTCACCAATTGATCGTGCCTACTCGGGTTATATGCATTTTACGCGCGATAAACGCGAAACCTTATCGTTTGAAGAAGGAATGAGCATGGAAGAAGAACGATCGTCAAAAGATTGGATTTGGGCCTGGCAATACCGGAATTCAGGCTTGTACCACAAACAAGTTAAAGCTTATCTGGATAATTTTGAAAATGTGAAGGTGATTATTTTTGACGATTTTGAAAACGATGCAAAGGCAGTTTTAAAAGAGTTGTGCATTTTCCTTGACGTTGATGCTTCGTTCGGTTTTAATACTGAATACAAATACAACGTTTCAGGAAATCCCAAAAGTAAAATGCTTTATTCCATCGAGTCATCGAGAGGACTTATAAATTTTGCAAAAAAAATAATTCCGGATAAAATTGTTAAAGCAGTTCGAAATAAGATTACAGGCGAAAAACAAATGGTTAAGACCGAAATGAATGAAGCTACAAGAAAAGAACTGATTGAGTTTTACCGGGCTGATATTCTTGAACTCCAGAACTTAATACAACAAGATTTATCGCACTGGTTGAAATAA
- the upp gene encoding uracil phosphoribosyltransferase produces MEIKVLGHNHSILDQYLAEIRDISIQTDPLRFRDNLNRIGELFAYEISKEMSFEVNEVQTPLGIASVPKLVQQPVLATILRAGLAMHNGLLRIFDRAENCFISAYRKYTNAGEFEIEFEYMASPSLNNKVVILSDPMLASGKSMEIGYEALFSKGTPSHVHLIAIIASQEGVDYIIENIKAENVTLWLGAIDPEMTPKSYIVPGLGDAGDLAFGEKIDSK; encoded by the coding sequence ATGGAAATTAAAGTTTTAGGGCACAATCACTCAATCTTAGACCAGTATCTGGCAGAAATTCGCGATATCTCAATTCAAACCGATCCACTTCGTTTTCGTGATAATTTAAACCGTATTGGCGAGTTGTTTGCCTACGAAATCAGTAAAGAAATGAGTTTTGAAGTGAACGAAGTGCAAACTCCACTTGGAATCGCATCGGTTCCTAAATTGGTTCAACAACCCGTGTTGGCAACTATTTTGCGTGCCGGGCTTGCCATGCATAACGGATTGCTTCGTATTTTCGATCGTGCTGAAAACTGTTTTATTTCTGCTTACCGAAAATACACCAATGCCGGTGAGTTTGAAATTGAATTTGAATACATGGCTTCTCCTTCACTCAACAATAAAGTGGTTATTCTTTCCGATCCAATGCTTGCCTCGGGCAAATCGATGGAAATTGGTTACGAAGCATTGTTTAGCAAAGGAACGCCGTCGCATGTGCATTTAATTGCCATTATTGCGAGCCAGGAAGGTGTAGACTATATTATTGAGAACATTAAGGCAGAAAATGTAACATTGTGGCTTGGCGCTATCGATCCGGAAATGACTCCAAAATCGTACATCGTTCCGGGATTAGGAGATGCAGGAGATTTGGCTTTTGGAGAAAAAATAGACTCGAAGTAA
- a CDS encoding FAD-binding oxidoreductase: MTIDMKPEVQLDTNYYKVVGIRNLTEHTFVLSLPKSRFKFEAGQHVSLSISGDYQSREYSIYSAENEENLEVLVKEVDGGYFSPKLKHLKLGDMVEVHGPFGKFGLDEKRKESHKHVFIASGTGIAPFHSIVKSNAGLDYHLIHGVRYVGEGYEKESYVADRLTLCTSRDKTGDFNGRVTDYLKKTNFDKNTCFYLCGNSDMIFDSMEILSDKGFGRENITVEVYF; the protein is encoded by the coding sequence ATGACAATAGATATGAAACCAGAAGTTCAACTAGATACAAATTATTACAAAGTTGTTGGAATACGGAATTTAACAGAGCACACTTTTGTTTTGAGTTTACCTAAAAGCAGGTTTAAATTTGAAGCCGGACAGCATGTTTCTCTTTCCATATCAGGAGACTATCAGAGCCGCGAATATTCGATTTATAGTGCCGAAAATGAAGAAAATCTGGAGGTACTTGTAAAAGAAGTGGATGGTGGTTATTTCTCGCCAAAACTAAAGCACCTGAAATTGGGTGACATGGTTGAAGTGCACGGTCCGTTTGGAAAATTTGGATTGGATGAGAAACGGAAAGAGAGTCACAAGCATGTTTTTATTGCAAGTGGAACAGGTATTGCGCCATTTCACAGCATTGTAAAAAGTAATGCCGGTTTAGATTACCATTTAATACACGGTGTGCGTTATGTGGGGGAGGGTTATGAAAAGGAATCGTACGTTGCCGATCGATTAACGCTTTGTACTTCGCGTGATAAAACAGGTGATTTTAATGGGCGTGTTACTGATTACCTCAAAAAAACAAACTTTGACAAGAACACTTGTTTCTATTTATGTGGAAACAGTGACATGATTTTTGATTCGATGGAAATACTAAGCGACAAAGGTTTTGGTCGTGAAAATATTACAGTAGAAGTTTATTTTTAA
- a CDS encoding flavodoxin domain-containing protein has translation MKTLIAYSTTHGCTEKTANELKSFLGGSVHLANLKQNPQLNISDFDKIIIGGSIHAGRVQKSVKDFCAKNLNELQEKELGLFICCMEEGEKARTQLFNAFPEELHQKAKAEAYFGGEFSFEKMNFFQKMIVKKVAKVEHSTSKIDHEAIRTFSKKMNKIFNPFLFLI, from the coding sequence ATGAAAACATTAATCGCCTACAGCACTACACATGGATGTACTGAAAAAACTGCAAATGAACTAAAAAGCTTTCTCGGAGGAAGCGTTCACCTCGCCAACTTAAAACAAAATCCACAACTTAATATTTCGGACTTCGACAAAATAATAATTGGTGGTTCCATTCACGCCGGTCGCGTTCAAAAAAGTGTTAAAGACTTCTGTGCAAAGAATTTAAATGAACTTCAGGAAAAAGAACTTGGTTTGTTTATTTGTTGCATGGAAGAAGGAGAAAAAGCACGAACACAGTTGTTTAACGCCTTCCCCGAAGAATTGCACCAGAAAGCGAAAGCCGAAGCCTATTTTGGTGGCGAATTCAGTTTTGAGAAGATGAATTTCTTTCAGAAAATGATTGTAAAAAAAGTAGCAAAAGTTGAGCACAGCACATCTAAAATTGACCATGAAGCCATTCGAACTTTCTCTAAAAAGATGAACAAGATTTTTAATCCTTTTTTGTTTCTGATTTAA
- a CDS encoding methyltransferase, whose product MAGNNYFQFKQFTIQQEKTAMKVGTDGVLLGSWVNVESCSRILDVGTGTGLIALMLAQRSEARITAIEIEVNAATEACNNVANSHWNKQIDVKNSSYQDFAKSSEFQFDLIVSNPPFFQDDLKAFSQERNLARHNDSLPFSDLVFYSVKRLSNSGRLAVILPLEQARVLEKLAREHDLFLIRKTDVKPNPKKEVNRVLMEFGKIEAALVYDCLSVYSLNRSEYSDEFIQLTKDFYLRF is encoded by the coding sequence ATGGCCGGAAATAACTATTTTCAATTTAAACAGTTTACCATTCAACAGGAAAAAACAGCCATGAAAGTGGGAACTGATGGAGTTTTGCTTGGTTCGTGGGTGAATGTTGAAAGCTGCTCGCGAATTCTGGATGTGGGAACAGGTACCGGATTGATCGCATTAATGCTGGCTCAGCGTTCTGAAGCAAGGATTACAGCTATCGAAATTGAAGTAAATGCTGCAACTGAAGCCTGTAATAATGTTGCTAACTCACATTGGAACAAGCAAATTGATGTAAAAAATAGTTCGTATCAGGATTTTGCAAAAAGTTCAGAATTTCAGTTCGATTTAATCGTTTCAAATCCTCCGTTTTTCCAGGACGATTTAAAAGCTTTTTCACAAGAACGAAACCTGGCGCGGCACAACGACTCACTCCCTTTCTCCGATCTGGTTTTTTATTCAGTAAAAAGACTGAGTAATAGTGGACGCCTGGCTGTAATTTTGCCATTGGAACAAGCACGGGTTCTGGAAAAACTCGCCCGGGAACACGATTTGTTTTTAATTCGGAAAACAGATGTGAAACCCAATCCAAAAAAGGAGGTCAACCGGGTATTAATGGAATTTGGGAAAATAGAAGCAGCCCTGGTGTACGACTGCCTATCTGTTTATTCCTTGAACAGATCAGAATATTCCGATGAATTTATCCAGCTTACCAAAGACTTTTATCTTCGGTTTTAA
- a CDS encoding TIGR02757 family protein — protein MNRVKDLKNFLDEKVNEFNRPEFIETDPIQVPKYFTGKEDIEISGFLTATIAWGNRAAIIKNALRLMALLDNQPHDFIINASEHEINSLSRFVHRTFNGDDCIYFIHSLRNIYINYGGLQKVFESGFNEDETIKSALIHFYKIFFEPTGERTRKHISNVAKGASAKRLNMYLRWMARQDKSGVDFGLWEGIPTAALLLPLDVHTGNVGRKLGLLQRKSNDWKAVEEITSSLRQFDANDPVKYDFALFGLGVFEKF, from the coding sequence ATGAACAGGGTTAAAGATTTGAAGAATTTTCTTGATGAAAAGGTCAATGAGTTTAACCGTCCGGAGTTTATCGAAACCGATCCGATTCAGGTACCCAAATATTTTACAGGGAAAGAGGATATTGAAATCTCAGGATTTCTTACAGCAACAATAGCATGGGGAAATCGCGCTGCTATTATTAAAAATGCGCTGCGTTTAATGGCCCTGCTCGATAATCAGCCACACGATTTTATAATTAATGCTTCTGAGCACGAAATCAATTCATTGTCAAGGTTTGTTCATCGTACGTTTAATGGCGACGATTGTATCTACTTTATTCACTCGCTTCGAAATATTTACATCAATTACGGTGGTCTGCAAAAGGTTTTCGAAAGTGGATTCAATGAGGATGAAACGATAAAATCGGCTTTGATACATTTCTACAAAATATTTTTTGAACCAACCGGTGAACGCACAAGAAAACACATTTCGAATGTTGCAAAAGGTGCTTCCGCCAAACGATTGAACATGTACTTGCGATGGATGGCACGACAAGATAAAAGTGGGGTAGATTTTGGTTTGTGGGAGGGGATTCCAACTGCAGCCTTACTATTGCCATTGGATGTGCATACCGGAAATGTGGGGCGAAAATTGGGGCTTTTGCAGCGTAAATCGAATGACTGGAAGGCTGTGGAGGAAATTACCTCGTCGTTGCGGCAATTTGATGCAAATGATCCGGTTAAGTATGATTTTGCATTGTTTGGATTGGGAGTATTCGAGAAATTTTAA
- a CDS encoding ABC transporter ATP-binding protein, with product MLLIKAENIKKSFGNLQVLKGINLTIPAGKLYSIVGASGAGKTTLLQILGTLSKPDSGEIFFNDKNISSFSEKQLAAFRNKEIGFVFQFHHLLPEFTALENVCIPAFIAKTPKAEAEKKAKELIDYLGLADRMDHKPTELSGGEKQRIAMARALINNPSVVLADEPSGNLDSTNRDELHELLFKLRDDLGQTFIIVTHDDNFADRSDQIIHIKDGVIE from the coding sequence ATGCTCTTGATTAAAGCTGAAAACATAAAAAAATCGTTTGGTAATTTGCAGGTGCTTAAGGGAATTAACCTTACAATACCGGCAGGTAAGTTGTATTCGATTGTTGGTGCCAGCGGAGCCGGAAAAACAACACTGCTACAAATTCTGGGTACGTTAAGCAAACCGGATAGCGGAGAGATTTTTTTCAACGATAAAAACATTTCGTCGTTTTCCGAAAAACAATTGGCAGCATTTAGAAATAAAGAAATTGGCTTTGTTTTTCAGTTTCATCATTTGTTGCCCGAATTTACAGCACTCGAAAATGTTTGTATTCCGGCTTTTATTGCAAAAACACCAAAAGCTGAAGCCGAGAAAAAGGCAAAGGAACTTATCGATTATCTTGGCCTTGCTGACCGAATGGACCATAAACCTACCGAACTTTCGGGTGGTGAAAAACAACGCATTGCAATGGCGCGTGCCTTAATTAATAATCCTTCGGTGGTTTTAGCCGACGAACCATCCGGAAATCTTGATTCAACAAACCGCGATGAATTACACGAATTACTGTTTAAACTTCGCGACGATTTAGGACAAACTTTTATTATTGTTACGCACGATGATAATTTTGCCGATCGTTCAGACCAGATAATTCACATTAAAGATGGGGTGATTGAGTGA
- a CDS encoding calcium/sodium antiporter produces the protein MIILYILALLACFVVLARVVDLFFISSLDKISKDLRLSNDAAGATLMAVGSSAPELFVALFAVIKPGDHQAIGIGSIVGSAIFNLLAIVGAAAWVKKAKLTWQPVVRDLIFYSIAVALLVQAIWDGYFSINEAIVFLVIYVLYVVAVVYWRKILPYSEPEYIEEVEDSHGEHNRLTKHLDNLLRFIFPAQKHYYIIFLLSVLIIAALSYVLVEVAVAAAHILNIPEAIIALTVLAVGTSIPDLFSSVIVAKQGRGDMAVSNAIGSNIFDILVGLGLPFILFMSFTGETITTGGDLLGSSMILAGSVVLLVLLLVVKKWKVGKITGFILLATYLFYVLNEVLKLNGVGLLF, from the coding sequence ATGATAATACTATACATATTGGCATTATTGGCTTGTTTTGTTGTACTTGCCCGTGTTGTCGATTTGTTTTTTATCTCCTCGCTCGATAAAATTTCAAAAGATTTACGTTTGTCAAACGATGCTGCCGGTGCTACTTTAATGGCGGTTGGATCGAGTGCACCCGAACTGTTTGTTGCATTGTTTGCAGTTATTAAACCCGGAGACCATCAGGCAATTGGAATTGGCAGTATTGTGGGTAGTGCCATTTTTAATTTGCTTGCTATTGTTGGCGCCGCTGCCTGGGTAAAAAAGGCAAAATTAACCTGGCAACCGGTAGTTCGCGACCTCATATTTTATTCAATAGCTGTTGCCCTTTTGGTACAGGCCATTTGGGACGGTTATTTTTCAATTAACGAAGCCATCGTTTTTTTGGTAATTTATGTTTTGTATGTAGTGGCCGTTGTGTACTGGCGTAAAATTCTGCCATATTCCGAGCCGGAATATATCGAAGAAGTGGAAGACTCACACGGCGAACACAACCGCTTAACAAAACACCTCGATAATTTACTGCGGTTTATTTTCCCGGCCCAAAAGCATTATTACATTATTTTCCTTTTATCCGTATTAATTATTGCGGCACTTAGTTATGTATTGGTAGAAGTAGCAGTTGCGGCTGCGCACATTTTAAATATTCCGGAAGCGATAATTGCATTAACTGTTCTGGCGGTAGGAACTTCCATACCCGATTTGTTTTCTTCGGTAATTGTTGCCAAACAAGGACGCGGAGATATGGCTGTAAGCAATGCCATCGGGTCGAATATATTTGATATCCTGGTTGGTTTGGGATTGCCATTCATTCTTTTCATGTCCTTTACCGGAGAAACGATAACAACAGGTGGAGATCTGCTTGGTTCTTCAATGATATTGGCAGGTTCGGTAGTACTACTAGTTCTGCTTTTGGTAGTTAAGAAATGGAAGGTTGGAAAAATCACAGGTTTTATATTGTTGGCAACTTATCTTTTTTATGTGCTGAATGAAGTACTAAAATTGAATGGAGTTGGTTTATTATTTTAA
- a CDS encoding twin-arginine translocase TatA/TatE family subunit, whose amino-acid sequence MHYFLFISGGEIVLVMLLALLFFGSKAIPDIAKTLGKGMREFKKATNEIKRELNEHTSDIKKDFDDVSSAVNKETSDIKKGIKDHFED is encoded by the coding sequence ATGCATTATTTTTTATTCATAAGTGGTGGCGAAATTGTTTTGGTAATGCTTTTGGCATTGTTGTTTTTTGGCTCTAAAGCCATTCCGGATATTGCTAAAACACTGGGCAAAGGAATGCGTGAGTTTAAAAAAGCTACCAACGAAATTAAACGCGAGCTCAACGAGCATACCTCTGATATTAAAAAGGATTTTGATGACGTTTCTTCAGCGGTAAACAAAGAAACCAGCGACATTAAAAAAGGAATCAAAGATCATTTCGAAGATTAG